In Serinus canaria isolate serCan28SL12 chromosome 5, serCan2020, whole genome shotgun sequence, the following proteins share a genomic window:
- the GPR65 gene encoding psychosine receptor isoform X1 has protein sequence MLPGWTMNNNTGCHDDHTLDKYLFPFVYSIVMMISIPINCISLYASCIQVRKKNELAVYIFSLSLADLLYSSILPLWIDYAWHGDDWRLPALLCQIFAFLTYMNFYTSTAFLACISLDRYLALVHPLKFQYLRTRRFSLIVSIVIWLLESIFNSVILVNKEVFNDPCNFTNHTLCYDNYPLERWQANINLFRICSGYLVPLIIIVFCYHKIYQVVRCNQATVDEEKKKVKKLIVNITVSFIVCFTPYHVVLLIRSIKEPSTSDPHLLLLMYKVYRITQALTSLNCIADPILYCFVSETARTEIVNLLRCCLCLGKCGEDQVRGHALSSSATRNTALITYRSSCETQTVKIS, from the coding sequence ATGTTACCGGGGTGGACAATGAATAACAACACTGGGTGCCATGATGATCACACCCTGGATAAGTATTTGTTTCCATTTGTGTACAGCATTGTGATGATGATCAGTATTCCCATCAACTGCATATCCCTCTATGCATCTTGCATTCAGGTGAGGAAAAAGAATGAGTTAGCAGTCTACATCTTTAGCCTATCCCTGGCTGACCTTTTGTACTCTTCAATTCTGCCTCTGTGGATTGATTATGCCTGGCATGGAGATGACTGGAGGCTCCCTGCCTTGCTTTGTCAGATTTTTGCCTTCCTTACGTATATGAATTTCTACACCAGCACTGCGTTCCTTGCTTGCATCTCTCTTGACAGGTACCTGGCGTTAGTTCACCCCTTGAAGTTCCAGTACTTGCGCACAAGAAGATTTTCATTGATTGTCAGCATAGTTATTTGGCTTCTGGAAAGCATCTTTAATTCAGTCATATTGGTGAATAAAGAAGTATTCAATGATCCTTGCAATTTCACTAATCATACATTATGCTATGATAACTACCCCCTGGAAAGATGGCAGGCCAACATAAATTTATTCCGGATATGCTCAGGGTACTTGGTCCCTTTGATAATTATTGTGTTTTGCTACCATAAAATCTACCAAGTAGTGAGGTGTAACCAAGCCACAGtagatgaagaaaagaaaaaagtgaagaaactTATTGTGAACATCACAGTTAGTTTCATTGTTTGCTTCACTCCTTATCATGTTGTACTGCTTATCCGCAGCATCAAAGAACCTTCCACCTCTGACCCACATCTTTTGTTGCTGATGTATAAGGTTTACAGAATCACACAGGCCTTAACAAGTTTGAATTGCATTGCGGATCCCATTCTGTACTGCTTTGTGAGTGAAACTGCACGGACAGAGATAGTGAATTTGCTCAGGTGTTGCTTGTGCCTAGGAAAGTGTGGGGAAGACCAAGTGAGAGGACATGCTCTATCCAGTTCTGCTACAAGAAACACTGCACTGATCACCTACAGAAGTTCCTGTGAAACCCAGACTGTCAAAATTTCCTGA
- the GPR65 gene encoding psychosine receptor isoform X2, which produces MHLAFRYLALVHPLKFQYLRTRRFSLIVSIVIWLLESIFNSVILVNKEVFNDPCNFTNHTLCYDNYPLERWQANINLFRICSGYLVPLIIIVFCYHKIYQVVRCNQATVDEEKKKVKKLIVNITVSFIVCFTPYHVVLLIRSIKEPSTSDPHLLLLMYKVYRITQALTSLNCIADPILYCFVSETARTEIVNLLRCCLCLGKCGEDQVRGHALSSSATRNTALITYRSSCETQTVKIS; this is translated from the exons ATGCATCTTGCATTCAG GTACCTGGCGTTAGTTCACCCCTTGAAGTTCCAGTACTTGCGCACAAGAAGATTTTCATTGATTGTCAGCATAGTTATTTGGCTTCTGGAAAGCATCTTTAATTCAGTCATATTGGTGAATAAAGAAGTATTCAATGATCCTTGCAATTTCACTAATCATACATTATGCTATGATAACTACCCCCTGGAAAGATGGCAGGCCAACATAAATTTATTCCGGATATGCTCAGGGTACTTGGTCCCTTTGATAATTATTGTGTTTTGCTACCATAAAATCTACCAAGTAGTGAGGTGTAACCAAGCCACAGtagatgaagaaaagaaaaaagtgaagaaactTATTGTGAACATCACAGTTAGTTTCATTGTTTGCTTCACTCCTTATCATGTTGTACTGCTTATCCGCAGCATCAAAGAACCTTCCACCTCTGACCCACATCTTTTGTTGCTGATGTATAAGGTTTACAGAATCACACAGGCCTTAACAAGTTTGAATTGCATTGCGGATCCCATTCTGTACTGCTTTGTGAGTGAAACTGCACGGACAGAGATAGTGAATTTGCTCAGGTGTTGCTTGTGCCTAGGAAAGTGTGGGGAAGACCAAGTGAGAGGACATGCTCTATCCAGTTCTGCTACAAGAAACACTGCACTGATCACCTACAGAAGTTCCTGTGAAACCCAGACTGTCAAAATTTCCTGA